The genomic interval TGCAGCGACAGTCCAGAGTAGATCTGTTCCAGTGTGTTTACATCCCACTCAGACTGAATACAGCTGACTGTACCTTTTGTTTCTGATCTGCCTTCCTGCAGACCGAAGCCATTTGGTTTCGGGTCACAAGTTTTCTTCCACTCACCAGGGcagatgttaaaatatttatcctGCTTCTGTTCTGTGAACAAATTTACTTTTGTGACTTTCTAAGACCTGTGGCGTTCAGACAATGCCGGCTCTTACGTCAGATCTCCGTGAACTTTGTGCAACATTCTTGGTAATCAGACTAGAATAAGACGGTAAACCTCACTTCCTTTCAGTGCTGCACACCTTCAGTGTTTTGAGAACATCGTCCACGTTAACGTTCCGTAAAGTTGCCTTAAATAACGAATCAAACACTGAAGAAATTTCCTAGTTTCATCAACTTGGAATGGGACGTCCGGGGTAATTTTTGGTCTACTGTGACTCAAACTTATAATTGCCAAAGTTTCTGTGTGTCCCTGAAGGAAATCTCTTGCTAACAGGATTTGCATGTGTGACACGGAGGGTTCGCTTCACTGATTGATGTCTCCAGTGGCTGCATCTCTCCTTCAAGCCTGGAGCAAGTCATTCTGTTGATGATTGACTGTTTGTGATTTGACTTAGAGGTTTTTACTAGTAAAATGTAACATatatagtttaaaatgtttttttgtttttgttcgtGTGTGTGAAGgtcattgtttttgtctcagttGAGTTTGAACTTCAAACTACCCAGCAAACAATCAAGACTAAAATAACTCGACTAAATATAATTACCAAAGACCTAAACAAGAAAGGTTTGCTAAaggcaatattttattatttggttttattctgatttattgtgacGTGATAGCTAAGATTTTAGTTTCACGTCATTTTGATTGCTTGTATGTCTAGTAcatatttgattttgatttaaggATTTTGTCTAAATTTATTCTTCCTGGCATTATATTTTTAGGTAGATCTGTTTAACTGCTTGTTGAGACAAATAAGAAATCAGACAATTTTATGGTAGGAACTCAATGCACTTATGCATCCAACCATGCTTAAGGTGACTTATTGCTAAAGTTTAAATCGAGCATCAGAAAGGGGAAGAAAGAGGAATAAGAGACTCTGAATgttgcatggttgtgtgtcagACAGGGCTGGGTATTTCAGAAACTACACTGATCTGCTGGGAGCTTCACGTGCAACCGTCTCTCAGATTTACAGAGAGCGCTTTGAAAGTAGAAAATATCTTGTGAGCGGTGGCTGTGTGGGAGAAAAGTCCTTGTTGATGTCAGAGGAGAATGggcaaaaatgacagaaaagcagcaaataaCCACCAAAAGTATGCAGGACACCATCTCTGGAAGAACATCGTGCTGATCCTTGAAGCAAAtaggctacagcagcagaagaccacagCGGTCAGCtgagaacagaaaagattcaCTAAATTGGGATGTCTGTGATTGAACAAATGTTGATTTCAGTTTTGGCATCAGATGAGAAGGTCAGAATTtgattggaaaaagaaaaagaaagacacaaaaacctccaatAAATAACACTGTAGCTTTTGGTTGGAATATGAAAGCTTTGTGCCTTCAGTGATTTgtccaagctgctgctgctgctgctggtgtaaTGCTGAGGGGTATGGATTCTGGCCAGACTTTGGGTCTCTAACTACCGACTTGGCAAATAACTCAGAATTGCAATGAGTTCTCTGCTCTCCCATCATCTTCAACCCTCTGCCCAGGAGATGCACATCGCTGACTTGCAGTCGACAGATCTGCGGCAGCTGTGTGATGCTGCCTTCTCAATGTGGACAAAAGTCTCTGAGGGATGTTTCTGACACTTTTTAAGGCTCAAAATTAAGGCTGTTCTGAAGGTAAAAGTGGGTTCAACTCAGTACCAGTAAGATGGACCTTAACAAAGTGGTCAGTGAGTGTTTCTGGTCAACTAGGGTCAAAAATGAGTTTGTTGGACTCAGCTCCGACTCAGCACAGAATGACAAAACAATAGTCTGGATTTTGTGGACAAATAAGAAACAATTAGTTCAAAAGAAGCTACATCCACAATgtgtttgtcatattttgtaCATATCTAATGTTTTTGAGCATTAGATATGTACAAAAACATATCTAGCTTTCAGCAATGtttccactttggttttatCTTTGTGTAAGGTAATGATAGGATGAGAGattctgagcttttttttttttacttgtgcaGTTAGATTTAACTAGTTTTAGAATCCTTCCATTTTTGTGTTAAACCCCTTGAAACAACAGAGGAAGTACTTTTTTATGTTCATCATGACTGTAGCTAGATAAGCTTCACTTTTTGCTTTGTAGGTGAACCATTTTAAACTCACTTTTTCAACGTTTGTGcctttgttgcaaaaaaaaaaaaaaaaagacccaactttaaaaaatctagGTCAGCTTTTATCCATCACCAAGAAAATtaacagttaattttttttataatctcCATTTGATAGATGAATGAGTCACATCTATCTGTCTGGTATCCCGACTGTCATCCACAACAGAAATGGAGAAGTTATCCCACTTATCCCATTGAGCCTGGCACCGCATAGAAAAGAACCACATGACTCGTTAGCGATAGACCAATTGACTcgtgttgtcatggtaacatgTGACCCCCGCCCTTCAGATGAACAAGAATAGTCAGTAAAGTTGAGGTATTTAAGCCCACTCATCTTCCTGCTGTGTAAGACCAAAAGGTGTGAAGTTGCTTCACAGTATTTCCTTATTTGTCACAGCTCTGCATGTAAAGTGAGAACCAGTGTAAATAAGCAGCCGCCTGCTGTGACTGATGGGAAATGTATGCTAATCACTGTAGCTAACAGCTGTGAAAATGTTGCACTGCAATGAGACCCTCTCTGAAAAAGAGACGTTAGTGGTTAATGGAAACTTTAGTTTGTCCCCGAAGTAGCAAAGTTACAGAATGTTAAACTTTGAAGCGGGGCTGttgtaaatgtatattttagtaattgaaaAATCTATCAATTATTTCTATGATTAATCGAGTTATCGAATAAAAAATTTATGacataaaacattggtaaatctaacataacagcagtgttACTATCGCATATCAATTTCAGGCCAATTTTTCACagttgagcttccctaacaataactttcttgtagtttagaaaattaatttgtaacAATAAAAGCTCACTTTCCAAGTTAAcctaaagaaaaattatacaaaaatcagaaattatattaaattcaataataaagaggcaggctcacaaatacgcttataaaaaatgtctatactccagcttttcatttatgcattcatcttcagttattatattcctttatttaatcaggtaaaccccattgagatctagatctcattttcaagagggacctgagcaaaaaatttgcaatacatagcaattGACaatcagtcaatttaatagatgaactctcaccttgccgtGTCATTTATAGcgtttgtgtttatgttagcgACGGGACTTGACACCTCAGTTCGTCACACACTGAAACGTCTACCAGCTATGTGCCGCCACAATGAGCTCCGCCATACATTTGTTGAGACTGGGatgatataaaacaaattttctggTTTGTCCGTAAAGCTACGCATGTAATGCGCAGCCGCCCACAGTGTTCAGTCTGtctgctcacctgtataaatgcacctgcagcgctcttccccactgttcgctctgaaccgccaccaggcagcagctccgggaggagaaaagctgccgtactccaggcatcgcgccagtcattttaaggatctTTATTGGTCCCCTGAAAAACGACAAAGACCCAAACATGattatcaatcaataaaatcctcctaGGCTAAACTAGAAAATTGGACATTATgttgctaacacttagctttcgtcagCAACACAGGCGGAAGTGAAAGCTCTGCGCAATGCAAATAACGACCCGGCCGGAACACAAtgtgctaaataataaaatataacttaacgAAACTTCAAGGCAGGTACATTTttctcgaggaattttaatcattattaaaattattaatattaataattttaatattattattagttaGTGTCAGCTAATTTTAACTTGTGTCAAAGTAAGCTGAGACAAGCTAACTTTGTGTTAGCTTGGCTGACTTTGTGTGATGTGTTCTGTACCCAAACGTGGAGAATAGTCTTAATATGCCAGGCAACTCAAGAAATACAATGTGCCAAAGGACCTGgtcaaaattgtttttgcacACAATCTTGACCAATAATTGGCCAACTTGAACAGTCCAAATTGGCAGATGTTCCACACCAGCCCTGACTTTAATGTCACCATTAAATCATTCACCAGATAACACAACGTTTACCAGTTCACACATCTTATAGTGGTAAAATTATCAGTCTGATCCCTGCCCCCACAATGAAAGATTCCCGCCAATTTTATGACTTGCAGTTAAACACAGATAAGTTATAAGTTGGGCGTGATGTAAAACGGGAAGATCTGTGGTTGGCTAGCTGCTGCTACATACCTGGAAAGTATCAGAAGCTAATCATTTTCCTGTCTAAGGTTTCACCATGGCGCTCACAGTTGGCAGGTACTTCTGCGTCTGGCAGCTGACAGCAATATGAAAAGGTCAACAGCTTTTCAGAGCCTTGCAAAAGAATTTACATTAAGTATTTTTTCAAAGGTTTAATGAGTTGTCAAGAAAAGGATTacatggggttttttttagataaaagtctgaaaactgaagcatgtattatttgtattattatcctttaataaaatcaaaataaacctTCAGAGGtcaccaaaacataaaatagagtACACCTTTGTGTCATTTAATCTCCATGTAATTCCAGCTGCTCTTGAAAGGCCTCATGTTTGTCAAGAAAGCAATAACAGCATCACGAAGACCAATGAACGAAGAAAACAGATCAGTGAGAAAGATGCAGAGATCCACGTCTCAATgtaggagaaaaagaaaactattaggTGTGTACTTCTCAAATCTGGTCTATATGGAAATATGGCAAGAAGAACACAATTCCTATTTGAGGAAGCCATGAAGGCCACAaggcaaacatgtggaagaaagtgTTGAGATAAGATGAGACCATAACTTGAATTTGTAGTATATATACGGCTGggcaatatggctgaaaaacatcacaacatcacagtttcatatcagtcaagatagataatttgttgttttatttcgttgttttgttttaagtatctGAAATAGTGTCAAATTGGTGATGTGACCTCtcctgtttttcaaaaatatatgtgCAAATCTGGTAGAAACATCCACCTAAAAACTGGGCCAACAATATATCGACTCAGGAAGAATTgataatattcacatttttatgtgtaaaaaaattttaacttcaGTGACATTTTCCATCCAGGGTCTGATGTGACTAGTCTCCTGTTAGCGAAAAGATCACAAGCACACTGCCAGATATCCATGACTCTACAAGAATCTGAAATCTCTGCAAAAGAATGAAGGAGGCTTTCGTTTACTTTTTGTGTGTGGTCTCTTGTAGGACTGCTCCTGTTTGCTCAATAAAAGTCTTTTAACTCCCTAAAGATGGCGCTGGGGGTTAGTTAGCATGATGGGAGGAGGGAATGCAAAATAGAAAGCGTGTTGAGAGCCATTTTACAAAAGTTAGTTGCACCTAAATAAAGCGTTTTCCAGTGCTTGAGCTGCAGTCTGTTGTTCATTTGTCATCCATCTAATAAAAGGAAGACAAGAAGTTCAAGCAATTTCTCACAAGGACTTCAGATTCCCAAACTTCCTTCAGTGTCCATTCAGTCTCAAATGAACATTGCGTTACATTACAAAGCATCGCTGAACATAAATCGAATCTCCCACATATTTTCAATTACTTTTAAAACTGGAGATTGACATTTTAACACTCGACCATGCCTTGACctaaaccattttattgtagctctggctcGTAGCGCTGGTTATATATTTGGGAACTGTGACGGCCTTTCACTGCCGCTAACAGGATTTCTTCTAAGATTattgtcctgtatttagctctctgggtgcattcacaccaaacgTTTAGTCCGCCTTAATCAAACTCTCATTCATTTGTCTATACAGTCCGAGCATTcagggtaaatacaaccaaaacaaaggagaaataGCTTGTAGTCTCTTACCAacgactaaagagaaatcctacaaccgctaaaatgtGACGCCAGTGTCTGTCTCTCTATGGCGCTGATGACTGctctccattttgttttcatttcgtGACGAAGAACGCTGCGCTCAATTCTTCTTTAGAGGTTTTTCTGTCGTTTCCTTCGGTGGTTCCtgttgcagcgccaccacaggtgaagAGAGGAACGGGCGCAACAGGTTTTTCCAAGGGTTTGGTTCGCTTGACGAAGtacagtgtgaaagcaaactgcatTGGCTGACAATGAAACAGATGTTTGCAATTTCGGTCCCCAATCGAGTGGAGTCAACCAAACTATcatgtgtgaaaacaccctCCCTGTCTCTGTTGAAGAAAAGCTTAGGCTTGTGCCATATACGCagcaaaagttacattttggtgttatccttttttcctttttgttcaaaaaaatattttattgataccaaagggaaattaaaagttgttgtaactcatattaattcaaattcttcatgAGTCTTCTTCATGGCTTATCACATAtggaatatttttcaatattgaaattgaatatttcaattttataaTTGAAATTCCTTTCAGTTATCTCTTTGGTCCTGCTGCTCTTCCATGTAAGCCACATTTATTGAATGTAAAACTATTAATAATTACTACTAGAGAGCCGATTGTCCCTCTAGACATGTGAGCATTTACACTTTCTCCAACGTTAACAAGAGCTTCCTGGCAACTTCTATTatcacatttttccttttctagCCTGCTAGGCGGGACGATGTAGGTTAGCAAATGTGTGATTAAATCCCAGAGTAGTGAATTGTTATTAACTAATTATGTTACTTCTAAGGGCAAATTCTGCTCCTTATTGTAGCAAATCTAACAAAATACCACTTGAGGTAATGCAGAGCTGAGACCTGACTGCTCAATTTGTGGTCATGCAAACAGAAGCCAGCATCTTTAAAAAGGCATATAGTTTATTATTCAACAGTGACATTCTATTTTTCTATGACACTTTCAAGCATTACAACCTGGAGTCTCAAACATTTCAAGAGTACAAGTAAACTTTATTGATCATAAACCGTTTCAAGCTTCATATATAGTTTTGCATTCTATATGAATGTTGCAATGCATAAATAACAATAACTGTGCATCTCATCTCTTAATATGCACACTCAGTACATAAATACATGTGTAAAATGACACCTCATAGAAATataactggatttttttctgaagcaATGGAAAATACAGATTATCCTTCCTCACTGTAACAACAGTTTTTGCTGCCAAATTGCACATATTCCTTTCTATACATGGcaaagttttcttaaaaaaacaaacaaacaaaaaaacccaacaacaacaaaatagagCTGAGCAGGATGCGACTCATTGTCAACAATTATTCATACATCCGAATGCCGGTAATACTAGCCATGGAAACGATTGAGGTTTtgaaaaacaagctcctgtgaAATTGAAGCGCCTGTTCTGGAAAAACACTTTGTGAATTTGGGAAGCCCACTTCCAGCAGCCAGGTGGTTTATCTCAAACATCTGGAACATCACAGCATGCAGAGTCATGCTCTTCAAAAATGATGTGTATAAAAACTAactctacaaataaaaaaaaaacttggttgTGTGGCTGCGATCCCTCTTTAATAGCGGACTGGCACTATCTTCGACTCTAGGATGTTTGCATCCATGTCTTTGCCCCCAAGTGACTCTGTAGGGAGGGAGTCTGCCACTTTCAGAACTTCATGCAGCTGTTCTTCATGGTTTCTGGTGAGCTACAACAAGACCTCCCCCACATGCACTTTCAGAACAGAGCTGCTGACCGGTCTGAGAAGCCTTGACCCGGCTGTAGAGATGTGATCTGCTGTACTTTATGAGAACTGCATTCTCCTTTGACGTCTGGCTTTGaattgcaggtttttttttatcgaCTCAGTCCTGCTATCTATAACTCCATCCCTTTCACATGCTCCGTTAATAACAATACATCATGTGCCAAGTCATGGGGCTGACCCATAAACCATTGGCAACTCACACTGGTATTAACAGATACTAAATTTATCTGACATTGGACAAGGTGGATGAgttaacataaaaactaaagttgTGAAAAGagagcgagtgtgtgtgtgggcgtgtgtgtgtgtggtgcgtgtgtgtgctcaGTACACCCGTCAATATTGGCTTTGCGCAACCAAGGTGTGCACTGGTTCTCAGTACAGAGCTtcaaagagaaaatcaaaatcCAGTCCAAAGAGAAGATTTGGTGTTGAGTTTGATTACCCATGTAGACTGCCCAGTAACTTGATTTATGGCACATTCATGAGgcttaaataagaaataatactTCACTACACATGCATGGATGCCGATTGAACCCTTACGTCACCTTCCTTGAGGCGTTTCTAACACACCTCTGTCATTTGGGTCACAAGGGGGGAAACACCATTTGAGTGATCCCTACACTACGACGTGGTCCATTGTCTTTTGCAAACGTGTCAGAACTACGTTGGAACCAAGAGTCTCAGCAGAGGACTGGCGCAGATCAGTTGGGTCTTATCAATGTCGCAGTGCAGCGTGGGATGACTTGCTTTTTAGTTGGGCTGGGACAGCCCCAGTGCCGTTGTGAGGGCAGCCGCAAGGAGGGCAGAGCTGACCAACAGCGCGGCACCTCCTGAGTGGTACACTAGCCGGCCGTTGAGGGGCTGGACTGGCCTGAAGTTGTTCACCATCGACTTGTTGTCGTGGAACTGGACCATGGAGAAAGCTTTCATCTGCAAGAGAAGATTGATGCAAATGTAGAGCTGCAGATTGGGGAAAAAGACTCAAAAGTGTTTGTTAAGATATAATTTCTTATTCTAACCTGGTCCATGCTCAGAGGGATAGGGGTTTCGAACACAGTCCAGACCACAGACTCGGAACACGGCGGGGTGGTCAGGGAACCCTGGTAGCGGTAGTAGGAAGTCAGTTTCTGCTCAGGAGGGATCAGCTGTGCCAGGGAAATGGAGGGCAGAGAGAAGCTCacatctgaaaacacaaacaccaccATGTTAGCCGCACGGCTTTGCGCAACCAAGGTTTGGAATTACATGCAGAAACTTTCAACTCCTACTTTTTGATGCGACACTTTGCACCCCCTTTATGATGGTGTCATACATTCGGTTTGGACTCTTGGATACCttaacacaaacagaaagacaTGTGACAAGTGTCTTActgttgtaaacaaaatgtgagCAAACTATAAATGAGGGTTAAGAAAAAGTACCTCATAGAAAAACCCAAGAACTGCAACCCCTTCTGGATCTCTCAGGGCTGTTGCCAGGTCAGCATACTTGTTCTTCATGTGAACGATGTGCAACTGAAAAAGGACGTTTACTGCCGTCAATGTAAAGTTCATAGTTCAGCTGATGTCCAAGGTAGGGTTTTATACATATATGTGGTGGTCTTTTACCTCCATGGGGTACTGCTCCCCGTCGATGGTGTGTTCAGAGCCGGGCCCGCCATCTTTGCCCCAGTGCATGTGTAACTGCACAGCCTT from Xiphophorus maculatus strain JP 163 A chromosome 11, X_maculatus-5.0-male, whole genome shotgun sequence carries:
- the LOC102231768 gene encoding carbonic anhydrase 4-like — protein: MRSHRRESSHCVAFSRLSQRRSNMQQLLMIPVLLASFCTVCAGAGGWCYHSQSTCDHPCSVPEKWTVGNKDCGGKSQSPVNIVTRKAVRDERLTPLEFKNYQHTFKIVMTNTGHSVQVNIPIISAISGGDLSTTYKAVQLHMHWGKDGGPGSEHTIDGEQYPMELHIVHMKNKYADLATALRDPEGVAVLGFFYEVSKSPNRMYDTIIKGVQSVASKNVSFSLPSISLAQLIPPEQKLTSYYRYQGSLTTPPCSESVVWTVFETPIPLSMDQMKAFSMVQFHDNKSMVNNFRPVQPLNGRLVYHSGGAALLVSSALLAAALTTALGLSQPN